One Micromonospora sp. FIMYZ51 genomic window carries:
- a CDS encoding amino acid adenylation domain-containing protein, which produces MTIVPLAAPATAAAPGAGTLTELIARQTALTPTATAVCGDAERLDYAGLDRRANQLGHHLAGLGVGPESLVAVNLDRGVDLVVALLGIWRAGAAYLPLDPAHPAHRRQAILADSDADLLLTVSALRDEAAPARVVCLDTERARIAAAPPIAPVAAPDPDSVAYAIYTSGSTGRPKGVLITHRGIGNRVTWTIREHHLGPADRVLQKTSVSFDAAGWEFFAPLASGGSVVLAPAGAHRDPAALVAAVARHRITVLQAVPSVYGRLVDEPGWTDCTSLRLVFSAGEPLHAELCRRLAVTPDVRIWNTYGPTECAIDVTAHPVDPEQRSGPVPIGRPLPNVRLQVLDTDRRPVPVGVVGELYVGGANLGRGYLNRPDLTAERFVPDEYGPPGARLYYTGDQVRWRADRSLEFVGRVDHQLKVNGVRIEPAEVEAVLVAHPDVRAAVVVGHTDPAGRRQLAAYVAGRPAPTPAQLRAFCVGRLPEALVPAVFQPVAEFPLTASGKIDRSALPAIEPVDRSTFRAPASSAERAVAAIWGDLLGVDRVGVDDDFYQLGGTSLETLLLESRLSAAAGGTVALRDLLTATTVAAQARLVAAATPAAPVLPVGRDRPLPLSAAQHRLWMLDQLDPGSKEWVVPLYVRLPATVHPDHVRAALHALQTRHEPLRTRYLVVDGLPRQQVAPPGPAALLVRDVSDGGLAELVSAQLGQGFDLRTGALWRAGLATAAGRDHLLVLAVHHIASDAGTALVLERDLRELCLAEAAGRPADLPPLPVQYADYAVWQHRQLTDEVVERELAYWRQALAGLPELALPVDRPRPAVRNAHGAMLGFTVPAEVATALAELARRCAATPFVPLLTAFATLLARYTGQWDVPIGTPTSGHRPPEVDQIAGIFLNPVVLRCTLDPATDFDRAVRTVRAGVVTALAHQDLPFDRVVDDLLGERDLARTPLYQAMLNYQEGGITGRTADDPEAVDALRQAATVAKTDLTVHLWPQPDGSLAGAVEYATALFDEPTAQRLADHFVRLLTAAADRPDARLDELDPFSAQERRRLLHEWNGPTVPRPASTVVDLFEARRAAAPQAVALRPTSPRTPTSQTDVATGQVGVTTSYAELDGRANQFAHHLRRAGIAPGAAVAVLLDRGPDLVAAILGCWKAGAACVPLDPAYPAERIGYMLDTAGAGLAITDSRYADRFRVPTLQVDTHRLMVSAEPTDTPPRDLDPAQPAYVLFTSGSTGRPKGVLLSHAAVTNFLACATETEALGDRGGRPAGGGAPLFSTIAFDLSISNLWGPLVAGQPVTLLPPEFDLTELGALLLAAGPYDRFIMTPPHLELLAEQVDRAQAQRLAGQLWVAGGVLRGSVANRWRELLGPGGLINSYGPTETTVIMSAYPVVAPQDSEIVPIGAPMANTVVRILDDAMRLLPVGAVGELYIGGTCLATGYAGRPELTADRFVPDPHGPPGARLYRSGDLGRWLPDGTMAFVGRVDDQVKVRGYRIEPGEVAAVVAQHPDVRDCVVLAHQDRLVAFYRGEAADLAAHCARQLPDFMVPGLFVPVERIPLNTNGKVDRAALRRRLDAALTDGTADATEFVAPQTVVEKRIAACWAELLDARIGATHNFFLLGGHSVLAARLIASLQEEFDLDLPIRLVFEHPTVRTQAVAIEDLIRAEIDALTAADLAHDLSRSEEYPA; this is translated from the coding sequence ATGACAATCGTCCCGCTGGCGGCGCCAGCAACCGCAGCCGCCCCGGGGGCGGGCACCCTCACCGAACTGATCGCCCGCCAGACCGCGCTGACCCCCACGGCCACGGCGGTCTGCGGCGACGCCGAGCGGCTGGACTACGCCGGGCTGGACCGGCGGGCCAATCAGCTCGGGCACCACCTGGCCGGGCTGGGCGTCGGCCCGGAGTCGCTGGTGGCGGTCAACCTGGACCGCGGCGTCGACCTGGTGGTCGCGCTGCTGGGGATCTGGCGGGCCGGCGCCGCGTACCTGCCGCTGGACCCGGCCCACCCGGCGCACCGGCGGCAGGCGATCCTCGCCGACAGCGATGCCGACCTGCTGCTCACCGTGAGCGCGCTGCGCGACGAGGCGGCACCCGCCCGGGTGGTCTGCCTGGACACCGAGCGGGCGCGGATCGCCGCCGCGCCACCCATCGCACCGGTAGCCGCACCGGATCCGGATTCCGTCGCCTACGCCATCTACACCTCCGGCTCCACCGGCCGCCCGAAGGGAGTGCTGATCACGCATCGCGGCATCGGCAACCGGGTGACCTGGACGATCCGGGAACACCACCTCGGCCCCGCCGACCGGGTGCTCCAGAAGACCTCGGTCAGTTTCGACGCCGCGGGCTGGGAGTTCTTCGCCCCGCTCGCCAGCGGCGGCAGCGTGGTGCTGGCCCCGGCGGGCGCGCACCGCGACCCGGCGGCGCTCGTCGCCGCCGTCGCCCGGCACCGGATCACCGTGCTACAGGCAGTGCCGTCGGTCTACGGGCGGCTGGTCGACGAACCCGGCTGGACCGACTGCACCAGCCTGCGGCTGGTCTTCTCGGCCGGCGAACCGCTGCACGCCGAACTGTGCCGACGGTTGGCGGTCACGCCCGACGTGCGAATCTGGAACACCTACGGCCCGACCGAGTGCGCCATCGACGTGACGGCGCACCCGGTCGACCCGGAGCAGCGCAGCGGACCGGTGCCGATCGGGCGTCCGTTGCCAAACGTCCGGCTCCAGGTGCTCGACACCGACCGGCGACCGGTGCCGGTGGGCGTGGTCGGCGAGCTCTACGTCGGCGGGGCCAACCTGGGGCGGGGCTACCTCAACCGGCCGGACCTCACCGCCGAACGGTTCGTCCCCGACGAGTACGGGCCCCCCGGCGCCCGCCTCTACTACACCGGGGACCAGGTCCGCTGGCGCGCCGACCGGAGCCTGGAGTTCGTCGGGCGGGTCGACCACCAGCTCAAGGTCAACGGCGTACGGATCGAGCCGGCCGAGGTGGAGGCGGTGCTGGTCGCCCATCCGGATGTCCGCGCGGCGGTGGTGGTCGGGCACACCGACCCGGCCGGTCGCCGCCAGCTCGCCGCGTACGTCGCCGGCCGGCCCGCGCCCACCCCGGCGCAGTTGCGCGCCTTCTGCGTCGGCCGGCTGCCCGAGGCACTGGTGCCCGCCGTGTTCCAACCGGTGGCGGAATTCCCGCTCACCGCCAGCGGCAAGATCGACCGGTCCGCGCTGCCGGCCATCGAACCGGTCGACCGGTCGACGTTCCGGGCCCCGGCCAGCAGCGCGGAACGCGCCGTCGCCGCCATCTGGGGCGACCTGCTCGGCGTCGACCGAGTCGGCGTCGACGACGACTTCTACCAGCTCGGTGGCACCTCCCTGGAGACGCTGCTGCTGGAGAGCCGGCTCAGCGCGGCGGCGGGTGGCACGGTGGCGCTGCGCGACCTGCTCACCGCGACCACCGTGGCCGCTCAGGCCCGGCTGGTGGCAGCGGCCACCCCGGCCGCGCCCGTGCTACCGGTGGGCCGGGACCGGCCGCTGCCGCTCTCCGCCGCCCAGCATCGGCTCTGGATGCTCGATCAGCTCGACCCGGGCAGCAAGGAATGGGTCGTCCCGCTCTACGTGCGGCTGCCCGCCACCGTCCACCCCGATCACGTCCGGGCGGCCCTGCACGCCCTCCAGACGCGGCACGAACCGCTGCGCACCCGCTACCTGGTCGTCGACGGCCTGCCCCGGCAGCAGGTCGCGCCACCCGGACCGGCCGCGCTCCTGGTGCGCGACGTCAGCGACGGTGGACTGGCCGAGCTGGTCTCGGCCCAGCTCGGCCAGGGCTTCGACCTGCGCACCGGAGCACTGTGGCGGGCCGGGTTGGCCACCGCGGCCGGCCGCGACCACCTGCTGGTGCTTGCCGTGCACCACATCGCCTCCGACGCCGGCACCGCCCTCGTCCTCGAACGGGACCTGCGGGAACTCTGCCTCGCCGAAGCGGCCGGACGCCCGGCCGACCTGCCCCCGCTGCCGGTCCAGTACGCCGACTACGCGGTCTGGCAGCACCGGCAGCTCACCGACGAGGTGGTCGAGCGGGAGCTGGCGTACTGGCGGCAGGCGCTGGCCGGGTTGCCGGAGCTGGCGTTGCCGGTGGACCGCCCGCGCCCCGCCGTGCGGAACGCGCACGGCGCGATGCTCGGCTTCACCGTGCCGGCGGAGGTCGCCACTGCCCTGGCCGAGCTGGCCCGGCGCTGCGCGGCGACCCCGTTCGTGCCGCTGCTCACCGCCTTCGCCACCCTGCTCGCCCGCTACACCGGGCAGTGGGACGTGCCGATCGGCACACCCACCTCCGGGCACCGGCCGCCCGAGGTCGACCAGATCGCCGGGATCTTCCTCAACCCGGTGGTGCTGCGCTGCACGCTGGATCCGGCCACCGACTTCGACCGCGCGGTCCGTACGGTCCGCGCCGGGGTGGTCACCGCCCTGGCCCACCAGGACCTGCCCTTCGACCGGGTGGTGGATGACCTGCTCGGCGAGCGGGACCTCGCCCGCACCCCGCTCTACCAGGCGATGCTCAACTACCAGGAGGGCGGAATCACCGGCCGGACGGCCGACGACCCGGAGGCGGTCGACGCGCTGCGGCAGGCCGCCACCGTGGCCAAGACGGACCTGACCGTGCACCTCTGGCCGCAACCGGACGGCTCCCTCGCCGGTGCCGTGGAGTACGCCACCGCCCTCTTCGACGAACCCACCGCGCAGCGGCTGGCCGACCACTTCGTCCGGCTGCTCACCGCCGCCGCCGACCGGCCCGACGCCCGCCTCGACGAACTCGACCCGTTCTCGGCGCAGGAGCGGCGCCGGCTGCTGCACGAGTGGAACGGGCCGACGGTGCCCCGGCCGGCCAGCACCGTGGTCGACCTGTTCGAGGCACGCCGGGCGGCGGCACCGCAGGCCGTCGCGCTGCGCCCGACCAGCCCGCGCACGCCCACCAGCCAGACGGACGTGGCCACCGGCCAGGTCGGCGTGACCACCAGCTACGCCGAGCTGGACGGCCGGGCCAACCAGTTCGCCCACCACCTGCGCCGCGCAGGCATCGCGCCGGGCGCGGCGGTCGCCGTCCTGCTGGACCGGGGACCCGACCTGGTCGCCGCGATCCTGGGGTGCTGGAAGGCGGGCGCGGCCTGCGTACCGCTGGATCCCGCGTACCCTGCCGAGCGGATCGGCTACATGCTCGACACGGCCGGCGCCGGTCTCGCCATCACCGACTCGCGGTACGCCGACCGGTTCCGGGTGCCCACCCTCCAGGTGGACACCCACCGGCTGATGGTCAGTGCCGAACCGACCGACACGCCGCCCCGTGACCTCGATCCGGCGCAGCCGGCGTACGTGCTGTTCACCTCCGGATCGACCGGCCGGCCCAAGGGGGTGCTGCTCTCCCACGCGGCGGTGACGAACTTCCTGGCCTGCGCGACGGAAACCGAGGCGCTCGGCGACCGGGGCGGGCGCCCGGCCGGCGGCGGCGCGCCGCTCTTCTCCACCATCGCCTTCGACCTGTCGATCTCCAACCTCTGGGGACCGCTTGTGGCCGGGCAGCCGGTCACCCTGCTGCCGCCCGAGTTCGACCTCACCGAACTCGGCGCGTTGCTGCTGGCCGCCGGGCCGTACGACCGGTTCATCATGACTCCGCCGCACCTGGAGTTGCTTGCCGAACAGGTCGACCGGGCACAGGCACAGCGGCTGGCCGGCCAACTCTGGGTGGCCGGCGGGGTGCTGCGCGGGTCGGTGGCGAACCGGTGGCGGGAACTGCTCGGTCCCGGCGGGCTGATCAACTCGTACGGTCCCACCGAGACCACCGTGATCATGTCGGCGTACCCGGTGGTGGCCCCGCAGGACAGCGAGATCGTGCCGATCGGAGCGCCGATGGCGAACACCGTGGTGCGGATCCTGGACGACGCGATGCGGCTGCTGCCGGTCGGCGCGGTCGGCGAGCTGTACATCGGCGGTACCTGCCTGGCCACCGGCTACGCCGGCCGGCCGGAGCTGACCGCGGACCGGTTCGTACCCGACCCCCACGGCCCGCCGGGTGCCCGGCTCTACCGCAGCGGCGACCTGGGCCGCTGGCTGCCCGACGGCACGATGGCCTTCGTCGGCCGGGTGGACGACCAGGTGAAGGTCCGCGGCTACCGGATCGAGCCCGGCGAGGTCGCCGCCGTGGTGGCCCAACATCCCGACGTACGCGACTGCGTGGTCCTCGCCCACCAGGACCGGCTGGTCGCCTTCTATCGTGGCGAGGCCGCCGACCTGGCCGCGCACTGTGCCCGGCAGCTGCCCGACTTCATGGTGCCGGGCCTGTTCGTGCCGGTGGAGCGGATCCCGCTCAACACCAACGGCAAGGTCGACCGGGCGGCGCTGCGCCGCCGGCTCGACGCGGCACTCACCGACGGCACCGCCGACGCCACCGAGTTCGTCGCACCCCAGACCGTGGTCGAGAAACGCATCGCCGCCTGCTGGGCGGAGCTGCTCGACGCCCGGATCGGTGCCACCCACAACTTCTTCCTCCTCGGCGGGCACTCGGTGCTCGCCGCCCGGCTGATCGCCAGCCTGCAAGAGGAGTTCGATCTCGACCTGCCGATCCGCCTGGTGTTCGAGCACCCCACGGTGCGCACCCAGGCGGTCGCCATCGAAGACCTGATCCGGGCCGAAATCGACGCGCTTACCGCCGCCGATCTCGCCCACGACCTGTCGCGATCCGAGGAGTACCCGGCATGA
- a CDS encoding MbtH family NRPS accessory protein — MTDDRSYRVVLNDEEQYSVWWTDRELPAGWRAEGTEGTREECLARIGEIWTDMRPLSLRQRMAAQAASA; from the coding sequence ATGACCGACGACCGCAGCTACCGCGTGGTGCTCAACGACGAGGAGCAGTACTCGGTCTGGTGGACCGACCGGGAGTTGCCCGCCGGCTGGCGGGCCGAGGGCACCGAAGGCACCCGCGAGGAGTGCCTGGCCCGGATCGGCGAGATCTGGACCGACATGCGACCGCTGAGCCTGCGCCAGCGGATGGCCGCCCAGGCGGCCAGCGCCTGA
- the sbnB gene encoding 2,3-diaminopropionate biosynthesis protein SbnB: MLIIGQRVVRDILDGDDARVVALVRDAYLLHEQGRSSLPHSVFLRFPERPRDRVIGLPAYLGADPPVAGIKWISSFPGNLDLGLARASAAIVLNSMRTGHPVALIEGSVVSARRTAASAALAAGLLTAQRRPDGLALIGCGLINRQVLRFVAATVAPPPALTLFDTDRPRAVAFAEAARALLPGVPTTVVGSAEEAMAAHRLVSIATTATEPHLGLDACGPGTVLLHLSLRDLRAEALLTARNVVDDADHVCRERTSLHLAEQLTGGRDFIAATIAQLADGRVRLPADDVPVVVSPFGLGVLDLVLAEHVRATAERRGLGVRVDDFLPVPDATVAYAGSPKEWL, translated from the coding sequence ATGTTGATCATCGGCCAGCGGGTGGTGCGGGACATCCTCGACGGCGACGACGCCCGGGTCGTGGCGCTCGTGCGGGACGCGTACCTGCTGCACGAGCAGGGCCGCAGCAGCCTGCCGCACTCGGTCTTCCTGCGCTTCCCCGAGCGGCCCCGCGACCGGGTCATCGGCCTGCCCGCCTACCTCGGCGCCGACCCGCCCGTGGCCGGGATCAAGTGGATCTCCTCCTTTCCCGGCAACCTGGACCTGGGCCTGGCCCGGGCCAGCGCCGCCATCGTGCTCAACTCGATGCGTACCGGCCATCCGGTGGCCCTGATCGAGGGATCGGTCGTCTCGGCCCGCCGCACCGCGGCCAGCGCGGCGCTCGCGGCCGGCCTGCTCACCGCGCAGCGCCGCCCGGACGGCCTGGCCCTGATCGGCTGCGGTCTGATCAACCGGCAGGTGCTGCGGTTCGTGGCCGCCACGGTCGCCCCGCCGCCGGCCCTGACGCTCTTCGACACCGACCGGCCCCGGGCCGTGGCCTTCGCCGAAGCCGCCCGCGCGCTGCTACCCGGAGTGCCGACCACGGTGGTCGGCAGCGCCGAGGAGGCGATGGCCGCGCACCGGCTGGTCTCCATCGCCACCACGGCCACCGAACCCCACCTCGGCCTGGACGCCTGCGGACCGGGCACGGTGCTGTTGCACCTGTCCCTGCGCGACCTGCGTGCCGAGGCACTGCTGACAGCCCGCAACGTGGTCGACGACGCCGACCACGTCTGCCGCGAGCGCACCTCGCTGCACCTGGCCGAGCAGCTCACCGGCGGCCGGGACTTCATCGCCGCCACCATCGCGCAACTCGCCGACGGCCGGGTCCGGCTGCCCGCCGACGACGTACCGGTGGTGGTGTCCCCGTTCGGCCTCGGGGTGCTGGACCTCGTGCTGGCCGAACACGTCCGCGCCACCGCAGAGCGGCGGGGCCTGGGCGTCCGCGTCGACGACTTCCTACCCGTGCCGGACGCCACCGTGGCGTACGCCGGATCACCGAAGGAGTGGCTATGA
- the sbnA gene encoding 2,3-diaminopropionate biosynthesis protein SbnA has translation MLSTVGNTPLVQLVRLFPELPSRIFVKLERFNPGGSIKDRTALSMLRDKIESGELVPGRSVVIESSSGNLAIGLAQVCAYYAIRFICVVDPKTTRQNLAILTAYRAEIEMVEHPDPVTGEYLPVRQRRVRELCERIPYAYRPDQYANPLNAAAQRRTMAEIVTALDGQVDYLFCSTGTCGTLVGCVGYLRDEGLATRVVAVDAVGSAIFGGQPESRLIPGHGASIVPPLAAHATPDEIVHVSDLDCVVGCRLLLNREAILAGGSSGATVAALRRRIGQIPAGATAVLILPDNGDRYLDTIYSDQWVVRHFGEITHLWKDESC, from the coding sequence ATCCTCTCGACGGTCGGGAACACCCCGCTGGTACAGCTGGTCCGGTTGTTCCCGGAGCTTCCCTCCCGGATCTTCGTCAAGCTCGAACGCTTCAATCCCGGCGGCAGCATCAAGGACCGCACCGCGCTGAGCATGCTGCGCGACAAGATCGAATCCGGGGAGCTGGTACCCGGCCGGTCGGTGGTCATCGAGTCCAGCTCCGGCAACCTGGCGATCGGCCTCGCGCAGGTCTGCGCGTACTACGCGATCCGGTTCATCTGCGTGGTCGACCCGAAGACCACCCGGCAGAACCTGGCGATCCTGACCGCGTACCGCGCCGAGATCGAGATGGTCGAGCACCCCGACCCGGTCACCGGCGAGTACCTGCCGGTGCGCCAGCGCCGGGTCCGCGAGCTGTGCGAGCGGATCCCGTACGCCTACCGCCCGGACCAGTACGCCAACCCGCTGAACGCCGCCGCCCAGCGGCGGACCATGGCCGAGATCGTGACCGCGCTCGACGGGCAGGTCGACTACCTGTTCTGCTCCACCGGGACCTGCGGGACGCTTGTCGGCTGCGTCGGGTACCTGCGCGACGAGGGACTCGCCACCCGGGTGGTGGCGGTGGACGCGGTGGGCAGCGCCATCTTCGGTGGTCAGCCGGAGTCCCGGCTGATCCCCGGGCACGGCGCGTCGATCGTGCCGCCGCTTGCGGCCCACGCGACACCGGACGAGATCGTGCACGTCTCCGACCTGGACTGCGTGGTCGGGTGCCGGTTGCTGCTCAACCGGGAAGCCATCCTCGCCGGCGGGTCCTCCGGCGCCACCGTCGCCGCGCTGCGTCGGCGGATCGGGCAGATCCCGGCGGGCGCCACCGCCGTGCTGATCCTGCCGGACAACGGCGACCGCTACCTCGACACGATCTATTCCGATCAATGGGTCGTCCGGCACTTCGGCGAGATCACCCACCTGTGGAAGGACGAGTCATGTTGA
- a CDS encoding condensation domain-containing protein → MTEDVRQLSVGQRALWLIHRLAPESPASNVVHGLHVEPALDPDLVRRALTAVRSRHDLLRSRFVQTDQGPVRVVDPDLPGEVDVLDVPDLDDDQLLRRCKEYGDRPLRLGQDGPMRVALLRRRTDCVLVLVVHHIATDFHSQRIVWQELAEAYAALQAGRPVALPPVTGNYDDFLAREQAAVSGERGERLSAYWNRVCDGATAVTLPSDRPRPPVRSFRGGAFSQALPDDLAGRLRQAAAAAGVTPYSVVLAAFQATMYRYTGLGEFTVGCPATLRRGRALRGVVGLLVNTIALRASFAADTTFAAAITAASRQLADSVAHAAYPFPLVQAGQRHQPVVRATVSLLVHQHDDEFASARHPFVGHRIRLLDIPYDEGQFDLSATLTEYHDGRLEAEFGYDADLFDEPTVRRLAGHFIQLLRVACTAPQTVVSRAAMVDETELRDLLALGTS, encoded by the coding sequence GTGACCGAGGACGTCCGGCAGTTGTCGGTCGGGCAGCGGGCGCTGTGGCTGATCCACCGGCTGGCGCCGGAGAGCCCGGCCAGCAACGTGGTGCACGGCCTGCACGTCGAGCCGGCACTCGATCCTGACCTGGTGCGCCGGGCGCTGACGGCGGTGCGGTCACGACACGACCTGCTCCGGTCCCGGTTCGTGCAGACGGACCAGGGACCGGTGCGGGTCGTGGACCCCGACCTGCCCGGCGAGGTCGACGTCCTCGACGTGCCCGACCTGGACGACGACCAACTGCTGCGCCGCTGCAAGGAGTACGGCGACCGGCCGCTGCGGCTGGGCCAGGACGGTCCGATGCGGGTGGCGCTGCTGCGGCGGCGCACCGACTGCGTACTGGTGTTGGTCGTCCACCACATCGCCACCGACTTCCACTCCCAGCGGATCGTCTGGCAGGAGTTGGCCGAGGCGTACGCGGCGTTGCAGGCCGGCCGGCCGGTGGCGCTGCCGCCGGTCACCGGCAACTACGACGATTTCCTGGCCCGGGAGCAGGCGGCGGTCTCCGGCGAGCGGGGCGAACGGCTCAGCGCCTACTGGAACCGGGTCTGCGACGGCGCCACCGCGGTCACCCTGCCGAGCGACCGGCCCCGCCCGCCGGTGCGCTCGTTCCGTGGCGGGGCGTTCAGCCAGGCGTTACCGGACGATCTCGCCGGCCGGCTGCGGCAGGCCGCCGCCGCGGCCGGCGTGACCCCGTACAGCGTGGTGCTCGCCGCGTTCCAGGCCACCATGTACCGCTACACCGGACTCGGCGAGTTCACCGTGGGTTGTCCCGCCACGCTGCGTCGGGGGCGGGCGCTGCGCGGGGTGGTGGGACTGCTTGTCAACACGATCGCGCTGCGCGCGTCGTTCGCCGCGGACACCACGTTCGCCGCGGCGATCACCGCCGCGAGCCGGCAACTGGCCGACAGCGTGGCCCACGCCGCCTACCCGTTCCCGCTGGTCCAGGCGGGCCAGCGCCACCAGCCGGTGGTGCGGGCGACCGTCAGCCTGCTGGTCCACCAGCATGACGACGAATTCGCCAGCGCGCGGCACCCCTTCGTCGGGCACCGGATCCGGCTGCTGGACATCCCCTACGACGAGGGCCAGTTCGACCTCTCGGCGACCCTCACCGAGTACCACGACGGCCGGCTTGAGGCGGAGTTCGGCTACGACGCCGACCTGTTCGACGAGCCGACCGTGCGGCGGCTGGCCGGGCACTTCATCCAACTGCTGCGGGTGGCCTGCACGGCACCGCAGACGGTGGTGTCCCGGGCGGCGATGGTCGACGAGACGGAACTGCGCGACCTGCTGGCGCTCGGCACCAGCTAG
- a CDS encoding acyl carrier protein — translation MTMTVNQVSLDVVRLTRKLMTEDVDRTINPEDTFVDLGLDSLKLVDLLAAVENHFDLEVPDEEVGNFAKVQDLTDFVLAARSSV, via the coding sequence ATGACGATGACCGTGAACCAGGTCTCCCTCGACGTCGTCCGGCTCACCCGCAAGCTGATGACCGAGGACGTCGACCGGACGATCAACCCCGAGGACACCTTCGTCGACCTCGGCCTGGACAGCCTCAAGCTCGTCGACCTGCTCGCGGCCGTGGAGAACCACTTCGACCTGGAGGTGCCGGACGAGGAGGTCGGCAACTTCGCGAAGGTCCAGGACCTCACCGACTTCGTCCTGGCCGCCAGGTCCTCGGTGTGA
- a CDS encoding beta-ketoacyl-ACP synthase III, translated as MTGAAITGLGAYRPSRLITNEEIAKETGVTPEWIEERTGIRSRYRSGPEETVTMMAAEAGGKALAMANVDPAEVDLVILASATKKDRIPGGAPEVASRIGITATGAFDLNAACAGFAYSIGIAANEIRVGGARNVLVVGAEQLSRFIDPEDPATYVIFGDGAGAAVVSPAQTDGISPVVWGSDGRRADILGTKWDANGREFAKMDGPLVYRWSTKNVPRVARKVCANAGVELADIDWFVPHQANLRIIDQLAEILEIPAEKVAKDVVDTGNTSAASVPLALSRLYESGRTAPGDRVLLLGFGAGLAYAGQLIRMP; from the coding sequence ATGACTGGCGCGGCAATCACCGGGCTCGGCGCGTACCGGCCGAGCAGGCTGATCACCAACGAGGAGATCGCCAAGGAGACCGGGGTGACTCCGGAGTGGATCGAGGAGCGGACCGGCATCCGGTCGCGCTACCGGTCCGGGCCGGAGGAGACCGTGACGATGATGGCCGCCGAGGCCGGCGGAAAGGCGCTGGCCATGGCCAACGTCGATCCGGCCGAGGTGGACCTGGTCATCCTCGCCTCGGCGACCAAGAAGGACCGCATCCCGGGCGGGGCGCCCGAGGTGGCCAGCCGGATCGGCATCACCGCCACCGGTGCGTTCGACCTGAACGCCGCCTGTGCCGGCTTCGCGTACTCGATCGGGATCGCGGCAAACGAGATCCGGGTGGGCGGCGCCCGCAACGTACTCGTCGTCGGGGCGGAGCAACTGAGCCGGTTCATCGACCCGGAGGACCCCGCCACGTACGTCATCTTCGGTGACGGTGCGGGCGCGGCAGTGGTCTCCCCGGCGCAGACCGACGGCATCAGCCCGGTGGTGTGGGGAAGTGACGGCCGGCGTGCCGACATCCTCGGCACCAAATGGGACGCCAACGGCCGCGAGTTCGCCAAGATGGACGGTCCGCTGGTCTACCGGTGGTCCACCAAGAACGTGCCGAGGGTGGCCCGCAAGGTGTGCGCAAACGCCGGTGTCGAGCTGGCGGACATCGACTGGTTCGTGCCGCACCAGGCGAACCTGCGGATCATCGACCAACTGGCCGAAATCCTTGAGATCCCGGCCGAAAAGGTCGCCAAGGACGTCGTCGACACCGGCAACACGTCGGCCGCGTCGGTGCCGCTGGCGCTCAGCCGGCTGTACGAGAGCGGCCGTACCGCCCCCGGCGACCGGGTACTGCTGCTCGGCTTCGGCGCCGGACTGGCCTATGCCGGCCAGCTCATCCGGATGCCCTGA
- a CDS encoding SDR family NAD(P)-dependent oxidoreductase, which yields MKDFRGKVAVVTGAGSGIGRALAVELAAQGARLALSDAAADGLAKTAASCAQRGAEVRTYRLDVTDQAAVQAHAQSVRADFGGADLVINNAGVNLLASVIEARYEDMRWVLDVDFWGVVHGTRAFLPLLVTSRGHLVNISSMYGLTTAPAQSAYNAAKFAVRGFTEAVWQEMRVGAVPVTVSCVYPGNVRTDIFSSARTGRGLGYEGVRERFAQEAATSAERAARLILHGIRRNRMKIIIGADARRVDLFSRLLGTLYPRITAHRARTRASRLRLEIMRNRLAAQRLRTSDHRQP from the coding sequence ATGAAGGATTTCCGGGGCAAGGTTGCCGTCGTCACGGGAGCCGGTTCGGGGATCGGTCGGGCGCTGGCGGTCGAGCTGGCCGCCCAGGGTGCCCGGCTGGCCCTCTCCGACGCGGCAGCGGACGGCCTGGCCAAGACCGCGGCGAGTTGCGCGCAACGGGGTGCCGAGGTGCGCACCTACCGGCTGGACGTGACCGACCAGGCCGCGGTGCAGGCCCACGCCCAATCGGTTCGCGCCGACTTCGGCGGTGCCGACCTGGTGATCAACAACGCCGGGGTCAACCTGCTGGCCTCGGTCATCGAAGCCAGGTACGAGGACATGCGCTGGGTGCTCGACGTCGACTTCTGGGGCGTGGTGCACGGCACCCGGGCGTTTCTGCCGCTGCTCGTCACGTCCCGGGGGCACCTGGTGAACATCTCCAGCATGTACGGGCTGACCACCGCGCCGGCGCAGTCCGCGTACAACGCGGCCAAGTTCGCCGTCCGCGGCTTCACCGAGGCGGTGTGGCAGGAGATGCGGGTCGGCGCGGTGCCGGTGACGGTCAGCTGCGTCTACCCGGGCAACGTGCGCACCGACATCTTCAGCAGCGCACGCACCGGTCGAGGGCTGGGCTACGAGGGGGTCCGGGAGCGATTCGCCCAGGAGGCGGCGACCTCGGCGGAGCGGGCCGCCCGGCTCATCCTGCACGGGATCCGGCGCAATCGGATGAAGATCATCATCGGGGCGGACGCCCGGCGGGTCGACCTGTTCTCCCGGCTGCTCGGCACGCTCTATCCGCGGATCACCGCGCACCGGGCCCGGACGCGGGCGAGCCGGCTCCGCCTGGAGATCATGCGGAACCGGCTCGCCGCGCAGCGGCTCAGAACGTCAGACCACCGTCAACCGTGA